Proteins co-encoded in one Elaeis guineensis isolate ETL-2024a unplaced genomic scaffold, EG11 Super_Scaffold_1000211, whole genome shotgun sequence genomic window:
- the LOC105048770 gene encoding ABSCISIC ACID-INSENSITIVE 5-like protein 2 produces the protein MGLRTMVSPNRGQGPQYPPPFLRQGSVYNLTLDEVQSHLPELGKPLNAMNFDELLNSVLAVEQQIHAPSSSSPSASISQLLPGNYNLNCALSCKTVDEVWREIIRQEEQGNTESPATLGETTLEDFLVRAGAISMGSLGCGGVDGDSQALLSVNPVQQEEWLQYQLAAAQQQQQQQHMDLLGSSLSVFGNSISNAGFNENQQMGLPMVSVSMAKSISADSPSATETHRPDEIIDRSIERRQKRMIKNRESAARSRARKQAYINQLEEEVRQLTNTNKRLKKQKEEEILSHLNTPSEPRYQLRRTSSAPF, from the exons ATGGGGCTTAGAACCATGGTTTCCCCAAACAGAGGTCAAGGACCTCAGTACCCTCCTCCTTTCCTAAGACAAGGTTCAGTGTACAACCTCACTCTTGATGAGGTCCAAAGCCACCTTCCAGAACTTGGTAAGCCATTGAATGCTATGAACTTCGATGAGTTGTTGAATTCAGTCCTCGCAGTGGAGCAACAGATTCATGCTCCATCTTCATCATCGCCATCCGCCAGCATTTCCCAACTTCTGCCTGGAAATTATAACTTGAACTGTGCTCTTAGTTGCAAGACTGTCGATGAGGTATGGCGAGAGATCATCCGACAAGAAGAGCAAGGCAATACCGAGAGTCCTGCAACGTTGGGAGAGACTACACTTGAGGACTTCTTGGTTCGAGCAGGTGCCATTAGCATGGGATCTCTGGGGTGTGGGGGAGTTGATGGGGATTCACAGGCTTTATTGTCAGTCAATCCAGTGCAGCAAGAGGAGTGGCTGCAATACCAATTGGCTGCTgctcagcagcagcagcagcagcagcatatGGATCTACTGGGTTCAAGCTTGTCGGTGTTCGGGAATTCGATATCAAATGCAGGGTTTAACGAGAACCAACAAATGGGGCTTCCTATGGTGTCAGTGAGTATGGCAAAGTCCATTTCAGCAGACTCACCAAGTGCAACAGAGACACATAGGCCTGATGAGATCATCGATAGGAGTATAGAGAGGAGGCAGAAGAGGATGATAAAAAATCGGGAGTCTGCAGCTCGATCAAGAGCAAGGAAACAG GCTTATATAAATCAGTTAGAAGAGGAGGTGAGACAATTGACTAACACAAATAAACGGCTCAAGAAGCAGAAG GAAGAAGAGATACTATCGCATTTAAATACACCTTCGGAGCCAAGATACCAACTACGGAGAACTAGCTCTGCTCCATTCTAA